ttcatctttttttttctagcCATCCAAACACAAtttccttatttaattttaaagaaaactcaTATTTTCTCCTTCAATTTCACCATTGTTCATATCACTTTTTAGCTAGAATTAGATTCTCAACTCATTGATTTCTCCAAATTGAATGACAAATCTATTGGAAACTTCTACAAGCAAGGACAAAGGCAAACAAAAGCTTACTTGAGCTTTTGTCATTGAAGTAAAGGTTTCAAAGGTGAGTGATCTGGTGTGCTATAATTAATGTAAAAATCAGTGAGCTAAAGGGGGAACGtaggttgtaacaccccctacccgatTCCcagcctagaatagggtacgaggcattaccgaacttaatatgatcaatcatgtaaaaatcggccataaaatttcttctaaattaaaaacttttatacatatgtttaacatcccttatatgggcctacggggcccaaaacatacattcagggtggttcgggaccaaaccgtaaacatatgaaacttttgtaacacttagaaaattttcacactttggagagtcacacgcccgtgttttcaatccgtgtaactctctgtttataagttcatcacccttgtcagtcgtacacttcatataaataacaagaaacgtgtatggactcaattctcattaaatttctcatatatatacagaatttcacgttatgtaatcatacaacatatattagccatatctctgtaatctaaatatattttcataacaacttatcttgatttcatactatttcatatttaagcttaaataaccaaagtatttgaaatatcatctttatgcaaatagtacacatgaggtatataattccataattatgaataaacacatttatcaaacatttttcatattcatatatcaatgtctcatgtctccatatatcaataaccgtcattttcatgaatttcgagttcaatttcataattatttgtctcgtgttcaatttattccatgtcggaactttattcattaaaatatttgaattatcaatacatatggacagtacattcaagatgaacaattatataatcacaaatgaattcatttatcaaccaagttctatactcatatcttatcaactcgtacttccttgtatcatataattccatgtaacacttaccaaactttgtcaaattagtgaacgtcttacggaattgagtacttcgttttctcgatgccatagttcaactatggtcttacacatattcacataatgatgccatagcccagctatggtcttacacatattcatatatcgatgccatagcccagctatggtcttacacgaaatcacatatcacatatcgatgccatatcccagatatggtcttatacggaaatcacttgtcacttgtagccgaagctaccactattcactgatcaggtagccggagctgccacttttcactgatcaggtagcagaagctaccacttttcacttgtcatttgtccttgatcagataagtgtagccgaagctatcacttatcactttcatttgtccttaatcagataagtgtagccgaagctatcacttatcacttgttgccatggtccaaccatggtcttttccttcaattcatcttgtcactgaactgaaatgctcaatttgatcatttattcaattttcatgcttttacattattcacaattttatcatcaatacatatgaaataacacatcatgaaattcataaaattaacaaataatcactaaaatttagccatataaactcacaagttcaatttttgtattataacgataatcgtaatttcataataaatattccaaataaaacattatatcatttctaatccaacacttatagattataatcgggcatgtgatcaatttatacatgagtcattcatatatttttcctcatcttcctctccatccacatccttggtataaataacacacttgtaagtaaccttatccataattttcactaattacttatgtgaatattcagacTATCCACCCGTgttgtagtcactaaattatttatatctggagctacagaactcaaaattaagatccgctaatttttcctaaaactagacttacatatcttcttaccataaacatttcataatttttggttgggccaattaatacagtttattcattgaagtctcccctgttctgctatctgacagttctgacccttcttcactaaaaattaattatctcctcatacaggatttgaatgatgttcccgtttgtttctattgaaaatagactcattcaggattctaaaaatataaatttaagcccctaattatttttatccaattttttaagattttacaaagttagaacaggggaacctgaaatcattctgaccttgtctcacaaaatttatcatatctcatgatttacaattccattgcttccATCATTTCTTCtttaagaaactagactcaataagatttaatttcatattttattcatcctctaattccaattctaaaatttttggtgattttttaaagttagactactgctgctgttcaaaacaattttagtgcaaaatgttgatttccattttgcccccaatttcacaattcatacaattcagtccttgctcaattaacccctcaattaagataattttctcaattaatatttttCCTAGACATTacaagttatttcataactattgaaattcataatttctacataaaactctaacttcaaactcttttataattaggtcccaaacattcactttctattcaattctttcaataaaatcagcatataaacaatttaaagctctaattccatgccaaatcatcatatacttccagaaaatattcatagaaactttcaatttctttcatagaatcaaaaactaatgaatttaacaagtggacctagttgtaaaagtcacaaaaacacaaaaaattcaagaaataatcaagaattgaacttacttgaagtaaaaatatgaaaaaccagcttaagggaactattccatggtgtttttgctgatgagaatgcagaaaaataaagagaaatctagataattccactttagtcctagttttattaagtaatttttttaattttccaattttgcccttaattctccttattttcttgctgatttcatgccatttccgtccagcccaaagagaccttgggtctatttcccttttaaaccctctttcttttatcatttaagctatttaatcatttcccaaaattttgcatttaatacaatctagtcctttttgttcaattaactatcagaattttaaaatttcttgaagaaacttCAATActgacttattaacactccataattatttataaaaatatttatggctcgatttaaaattcttgaggtctcgatacctcgttttcgattctaattattttaatatttatttttagtacactattcactacttcaaaaattttcctaacttcacttTTAaattatactcactaaattaataatatttcctactcatttgtcggatttagtgatctcgaatcactgttccgacaccactgaaaattaggctgttacatagATGGCCTAATCACCTATCTTAAGTCCCAAGAGTAAGTGTTCTTATCTAAGATTGTGTTACTTTGCAAACTAAGCTTACACGAGAAGTGTTTGTATATGATGTGTTAATATGATTACACATAGCGTGAATATGTCAGAAATTAACTTGTGATTTGCTGGTTTTATGCACACATCTGATATGAAGTGTATGTGGCTCAATAAGCAAAGTGATTGCACTTGTAAGTGGATGATATGAACATGTGAAAAGTTATGTGAATGTGATATGTGTAAATATGCGTAAACCAGAAAAATGAAGGTGAAATATGGATATGTTGGacttgtgatcttttaaaatcaTTAGGACATGTTGGAGTGTTGGAGAGTGTTAACCTAATGCTACACTTACTTGGGACATGTTAGACTCTATGAGTCTTTGGTGTGATGGAGATCCGTGTACCTGATGTGCTGTAttttcatacatatttcataatcACAAGATGCCAATGTATCAACTTGAATAAATGTTTGGTGATGATAAGTGTTTATATGCTTATTAGTCTTGCTTTTAACATTGATATTATGGTTATTTGTAGCATATTTGAGCACTCACTAAGCTTGTTTAAGCTTACACTCTCTTATGTTTACTCTTTTGCAGAGAAATAACTTGTATGAAGTGGTGAAGTGGGCAAGCTAGTGGTCCTAAGGTAAATCAACTTAATTGTGTATGTGATGTGGTTTTCTTGGATAATAAAGGGATGGCAATGTGGGTTTATTTTGAAGGACTAGACTTTAGTTTTGTTTTGGGTTGTAAATGGACATTCCATGTACTGTTTAAGGACATTTATAATTGGTTTTTGGATGCTTATAATGCTTAGATTGTTGCATAGAGGATGCTAGATGTATGGTTAGGTTATATGTTGAttagcatgcatgtgccttagtaATTTGTGGCTATAGATGCATAAATGACTTGTTAAATGCTTGCACAGATGCAAAATGACCAAATGGCAAGGTATGGACCTATAATGCCCTTTAAATTTCCTTATATGCAAATTTGGTATGATGAGTAGATTGAATTGGGACTTTAGGAAGCATGTTAGCATAACAACTTATTTGATTTGTCAAAGCAAGTTAGAATATGTTTAAATGTAATTAAGTATGATTTGATTGATCTATGTATGCCATATGACATGTTAGGATGGGGTAACAAGCATGAAAACACGAATTGGCATGTGTAATGGAATGTTAAAGGGTCATATGCAAGTTGCTATGATGTTTCTGCAATTTTTCCAGCTAACGTCGTGACAGGACTTAAATTGCGTCGTGACGAGGGATCATCTTCAGGATGCCTTTTATTGCATCGCCGAGACGAAGACCCCTTCCAAGTGACATTGTGACGTGAAAAAATCGCATCATCTGAATGTGGTTGGCTGGGTGTTTTGGGCATGTTTTGTTaactttgcaattaagtcctaattttTAAGTAGTACAATTGGAAGCCTTAAACACCACGAAATGCTTTGAAAATTTacatgaaaaaattttaaatgtttaattttaaaattctatcttcaatttaatttaaaaagttttcCTTGATATTTTGTAAAACTTACGTTTTAGTCTCAAAACTTCATTATGAAATTGAATGAGatttaatcatcattttaaactGAATTTTCCAAATATGGTTTAATATAAAATGCCCAAAGCATTTGTTATATTAATTTCGTGATTTACGAGTATTTCACATATATTATGTAAAATGGCATTTTTACCCTTGTAGTTATTTTGCTATGTTCTGCTAGACGAAGCATGTCTTAGGCTTTTGTATGTTTAAAATTACTTGATTAAGCATCTAGTTGCTTGGTGTGATTGGTGGTTTGTGGTGTGTTTGGTGGTCAGTAAGAAGAATCACGTAAGTGGCTAATGTGACGTTTCAGATTCGAGTCAGACCGTTTCGGCTGGGTTTGGGGCGCCACATatataaaggaaaattttattgtcatcttttatttcttatattatCCAACAAATGTTCATCAAAGAACAACCTAAGGAAGCCATTTTTAAGCTTCAAACTTTCAGCTCTTGAATGGTATGTTCCATTTAGtcattttattgtattttttttatgttttcaaggCCATGAGAGCTTGagttagctagcccatgtacaaatttgcaaaactattaaagtttttaaaagtttccattgatggtttcttgaagaaattggtatcaaattgttagattttaagcttaaaaGTGAAAAAGGACCAGATTGTAAAGTTTCATCGCtagtttttgaacatagggactaaaatgtataGATTtagaatttgatttgaaatttatataattattgataGTGGAAGGTCCTAAAAGGATGTAATTAAGACCAGTTTCAAAATTgaaactcaaatttgaaagttataacAATTTtagttttagagactaaattgaataaaatgcaaaaatttaggggcatTCAAAAGTGAAACTGAATTGACCCATGCATATGGTAGAATATTATAAACTGGTTGGAATtggtaattgaattgaattatcgtatagatcaagaattgaaccAAACCGAGGATAATCGGGGAAAAGACAAAATTGTCGATCAGTCTTTGCGAATTCAACTTGTTTGCTAAAttgactaggtaagttcatatgttataaatgtgtttaaGTTCTtgtgtattttatttttgattatatatgtttttttttgtgaaatagtaTAAAGTTgagatttggactaaattgtaaagaaatgtatatatgttatgaaaATGCCCGGATGAACTTAGTAAAGGTCTTCTACACAAGAATACAGATTGATTATTGATGATTAATGAAATTtaacatttgttgcagactcgaagatacatgtgacatagGTTTAACCTGAACTGGTAACTTGatgtcgttttaaaggtttagcccgaATGGGTAACTTGATATGCATATTTTCAACTTGGCCAAGCAATTTGATGTGTCGTTAAATtcttagcctgaactggtaactTGACACAAATATATTTAGCTTGGATGAGCAATTGATGTGATTTAGTACCCGTGTATCCGAGTCTATCTATTAAGTTTCATTGGGAAAAATAAgtgatatgaaatgaaaaattaaaatgatatggAATGAATTCAGTATTCAAATGATGAATTAGTGAATGTTGTGAGCATAAAGTttatagtatatgtatatatatgatcaCATTACTCCCGATTAGAGTAAAAGTTAAACTTGTCACTTATAGTGACAAGTATGGCAAGATAGATACATGTTTATACTTGgtttgatgttgttatagaaCTCACCTTATTGATTTTTGTGACATGTTATGTTTAGCCAAATTATGCCAACATTTTGGTAACTTATTGTATTTAATAGTTTATCAaggtaagtttttttatttattacctATGAACTTACTTTGCATTCAAAATGCTTACCCCATTATTTTCTATTTCCCTGTAGATTTCCAACTTGCGAAACGTGTCTATCAGATCATTGTGAAGCTCACACTATCTCGTTATTGATTCAGTATTCTTTCAATCGTTTTAAACCTCAGTTTTGTGGCATTTATATTGGTGCAAACACTTGTTGGATCTTGAATGATAGTTCAGTTTCAAACCTTTCCAATGCTTGATTTTAGTAATGTAAATATTTTGTTGAAAATGATGTGATTTGGTAAATGGTTTGGTATGAGTACGAAGCATTTGAAAGTGCTTTTTTGAATGtaaattggcatgttttgagaAGCTTTGAGTTAAGTAAATGTTTGATAATTTCCAAATGGATTAGTTTGAATGCAATGGTATTGGAATGTTATGTTTAATGGTTGAATTGGTAGTATAGTTGATGTAAAGATGACTGTGGATGTTTGtacatgttttggtatgtgtttggAATGATTTTTGTGCAGGTAAAGTTGTGCAAATATGCACCAAATGTAAAGTTTGAAAGCTAGacatgaaataggtaccaaatggcctaaattttaccaaaaatagagTCCATGTCTTGATAAGAAATCTTCCTCGCTGCGATGTGGCAAACTGTTTGGCGATGCCACAACATCgacactaaaattttaaaactttataattttGTCCTATTTCATGCTCGGGtcaacaaaagagctttcgtaagctcgattaagcCTCAAATTTGATTGTATATCAtaatgtaaatgtgtttatcatATAATTGTATGCTTGAATAATTATGTTACTGTATAATTGACTGTAGTTGCTCCAATAATAAATGTGGCATCTTGTAGCTCAAAGCCGGCGATCGAGTCAGACGTGGGGTGTTATAGGTAACTTGAACTTACGACTTGATATCTTGTTGAACTTGTGGCTTGGTGAATTGTAGAAccattgtgtgtgtgtgtgtgtgtgtgatatGTTTGTAAcatattgaaaaagtatgaaataatgataaataaaaatgaaagtttcatgaaaatgCTATGCAATGAGTATGTGATACGTGAACTTATGTATATTGATGTTATGATTGCCCTATTAAATGCTTAAAGGTAGGGTTACgagtatagttggcatgccataggattcaTTATATCGAAGTTATTATCATCACTAAGTGCATATCATTTTGGTAGTTCTTCATAGCACTAACTGTTCGTGAGAAGTTACCGTTAGCACTAGATGCATTTCTATTCGATCATTTTCCCCTGAGCACTAGGTGTTCGTAGGAACGTATTACTAGCTCCTAAGCATTGGGTGACCGTGAGCATATATTGGTGTGATGGTGGATAATTCGTATATCCGTCCTTTAGTCTGCATTTGGTTGATAGAGGCCACAATATAACTTATGCTTGAATTGATTATTTGAAAAGTAATACAAATGAAGTGATAGATAGCATGTGAAAAACTATGCAACATATCAGATAAAAAGCCTTGGGGGCTATACAAGACTATACAGACGAAATAGATTATTCAATATATGAAATTGAGGTATAAGTGATGATATGGAAATTTTATATGCTTGTAAGTGAGATTGAGATATGAATGGTgttatattttaaatcaaattgttGAAACATGAGATAATAATGCAAAGCCTGTGGGTGTATCAACATGTTAAGATAAAGGGCAAGAATTGAAGTAAAATTCACGAGAAAGCACAAAAGAAATGAATTATGATATAATGATCTTTAGTATAAAATTGATTATAAATGAACTTATAGCATGTTTACTTAATTCGTATATGCATTGTTATCAAATTGTGTTAGCATCACTGAGTTTTTTTGCTTTGCATACGGgtttgtttgtttctgtgcgcaggtAATGATTAGGTCCTATGGAGTTGAGTAGATCGTCGGCATCCAAGATTCACTTTTCAGCCCAACAgtgtttgtattattttttgaatattaagTTTGAGTTGGCATGTACCAAGTGTTAAtaaaatttagatatttttataaaaaaatcattagatatttttataatcaattagtacatgtacatatatgtataactACTAAACaaattattagatatttttaatttatttaaaactcaACATGAATGATCTACATAAATTGAACATAAAATTTAATAgtcaaattgttaaaatattattagagCTAGCCTACCTCGAACCAATCCAAATTCGAAATAATCTAAGCTCAAATGAGAAAAATTCTAAActcaaaaaaatctaaaattcgaGTTAATCCAAATCCAAAACAAAACTACTCCTTtgcattttaatatgttttttttaataattgtttatttaaaaaaattactcgtttcttaaaataaagtcaaaattaattaaaaaataatataaatctgGGAATTGCCTAACGTTTACTATCTTAGAGTTAGCCCAAGTAGTTATTAAATTGTCTAATTTGATGAATAGTATAAGTCCAGAAATTGTGTACCTTCCCTAAATTAAGATTAGTTTGAGAAAATAACACTATGTTTGGTTTAATGGAATGGGTATTCCATTACGACACGGTTCAAAACTCCACAGGAAAACAGTCGTTTGGTTGGTTGAATGCTTAAAAAGTCGAATGGAGATTACAGGTTTATTCTAAAAAATCGCTGAATAGCCATTCAGGGGAGGAGGTGCCGAATGGCTATTCCAATCTCTCCATCGAACGACCCTTCTTTTTCCCTCCGAAAATACCCTTTCTTAGACTGAAATTTCTCAGCCgtttcaacttttttttctttaatttggtCATTCGACAATCTCAAGCTCAAATCAATCTAAAAAGAAGCAAATCAACTTCAAGGCCAAATCAATTGGATTTTGTTGTAAGTTCAATTCAACTAGGGTTTGTTTtgtattttgattgattttttttgtttctgaTGATTTGTCCAAGGGGAATTGAAATGGATTCTGCAACTGTTCAAGAGGTGATCTATtcattattcgagtcaactcctTCTCTCAAAGATTCCGCTAAAATCATAGACAAATTCAATCAGTTCATGCAATTTGATTCTCCTTTAGGTACAATACCTGAAGCTAAGCGATTCTGCATACGTTTTCCCCTAGCAGATATTTGTTTGTATATGTAGACCATTTCGTATTTTTCAGGAGAAGGAAAAGGAAGGAGGGTTGAGGAGCTGCTAAAACGATGCccaaatcttaaaaaaattattatttttagggttATTTCAAAAGCCAAGCCACACAAGGAATGCCAGGTATTGGCCAAATTCACCTCATCTATTATTCGACTCATGAGGAAATACATGCATGTAGAGGTGCAATTTGAATTAGTAAAGTTCTCTCAATTGAATTTCTAAACTCAAGTCTTGTATCAGTTGTGAAATATATGAGCAGATATGCAGGTAGATTTTATAGAATGTAAATCCGAAACATCTTCCCTTTTTATATCTTACAATTCATTGATGCTATTTTTTCAGTTTGATAGGAAAATATATGCAATCAAAAGAATAGGTTGATATCAGCCTATAACAAATGCCTggccttttatttttcttttggtagATGACCTGGGTGATTTTTTTGCGGAGCTTAAACTGTCCTTTTTTCAGCTTGGTATCAGCCCTCAGATAATTGCATCTATAATTATGCAAGTTTGTAACTTTTCTTTGGCCATGTATGATTTCTTTTCTTGCATGATTGTGTATACTtaaattccttttttttcttttaatttcatgctATGACATctatttgccaccctcatttttATATGTCAAAGTGGAGATGGATAGATGTTGAGGATGCTTGCTATGTTCTTGCAAGACGGAACTattatacaaatgaccaaaagtTATTTCCTTTAGTATGAAGCTCTTATGACAAGCCTAGTTTTCTTTGGCCCGTGTTCTAGAGTTAATGGTACATTAGGATTCTGGAGTcgctttttttttttagttggaAAACTACTAATTTGTGATCAGATAAATGATGGGACTAGGAATTCCTTCAAATTATGCAGTGTTGCTCTATGATCTATTTAGGAATGGTTGTAAATTTTTCTTGTACGTTAGTCCTGGTAACCATCTTCTATGATCTCAATAGACATATTTGTTAACTTATCATAAAAAAGGGATAAAAAAGGGCATACTTTTCCTTGCCAAAAGAAAGATACCCCATAAAATTCTACTTTTGGCctaagtttcttttatttttatgggTTCTTTTGTTTGTTGCTTTCTCATATGCGTTCTCTTGCACTGGTTGAAAACAAGTACTCTGTCATGTTGTTCCATCCTTAGTGAAGTTGAGGAATGAGGGGTTGGATGGTCACGAGAAGATTAAGAGTTATATGTGTGTCTAGTTTTTCATCTCAAGCAGTGAGAAGAGCCCTTGCTACATGTATAGTTCTTGATAATAATAATTGGACATTTACAAAGCatgttattttttctttctattgCAGATGGTGGATTTCACTTGGCTTTGCAATAGTAGAAGCTGTTATAGTTGCTTGTTATTCTCTTCAGTATTCAATTTATGCAGCCAGTTACAAGTACTTTGGTAATGTAAACATGAAAGTAACAATTTTTGATGctaagaaatttgtatgaaatgaaACATATTCAGCCTTTTCCTGGAATGAAATTACAAATCATTTTTTCTCCAGTGTCCATCCATTTCCTCCTTCTATATGCTATATTTGAGCTTTTATCTGTAAACTAAAGTCTATGGTTTTTGTAGGGCCAAGCATGTGATGGTGACTTCTTTCTTTTGGTTTGTGGTGCAATGACTATGACATGGATCTGTGATACAATATTAGAATCTGGATTTTGTATCTTTCTTATCACATTTACTCCTTATTTGTTATTCATTCCATTTGTTACAgacaagtttttttaattttatgataagaaCTGACCAAATAAATATACTGCTAGTATTTTTTTCTCTAGAATTTATAGTAACTCTGGAAATAGAGCTTAAAGCAAAAACGTTTAATCGATATGGGAGACCTTACCTGGGATTGGAGGAATTGATGGGAAATATTGATAATATTCTCATGTATTCACCTTGAGATAAGGAAATATGCTGCTATCCAAGATTATAGACGTTTCTAGAAAAATGAGTGTTAGGAGTTGTAGAATACAAGAAATTCATTAAAAGTTTTAGCTTCTTATGGTCTTGAATTTAGCCTTTTGGCTTGTCCAAAGTTGaggaaaattatagaaaattggcGTGCCTATATATCCCTGTTTTCTTACATTTTGAAAGtgatgaaattgcataatttCTTTGACGTGCGAGTGTTGCTAGCCTTCTTAATCCATTGTCGTGTGTTTCAAGTCAAGGTTCATCTCTAATTATATGTGTTGGAATATTAATCGGATACACTGATACATTGTACAAGATGCATGTATGTATAGTTTGGTAAGACTTGGGAAGACCTAGATGTGCTGGAAAAACTATACAGAAAAAGTAGCTAGAATATTTGGAGTCCTAAGAATTTAGATATGAAGAAAGCTTGTTCTATTCAATAGAGTTCCATTCAATAGTGGATCACAAGCATCTAATGCTCTACAATTGGGATCCAAAACTGCTTCCAGAGGTTTAAATTCATTACTGAAGCTTCTAATGAGCAATTGttctttttatattctttaacAGTTTTCATAGTGGCACGTGCATTAGAGTGTTTAACGTTGGAGTAATGAATGGATTGGAGTACCAGAAATAAAGATGGGGTTCGATCTTCAGGAAGT
The Gossypium hirsutum isolate 1008001.06 chromosome A07, Gossypium_hirsutum_v2.1, whole genome shotgun sequence genome window above contains:
- the LOC107960020 gene encoding uncharacterized protein isoform X1, whose protein sequence is MDSATVQEVIYSLFESTPSLKDSAKIIDKFNQFMQFDSPLGEGKGRRVEELLKRCPNLKKIIIFRVISKAKPHKECQMVDFTWLCNSRSCYSCLLFSSVFNLCSQLQVLWAKHVMVTSFFWFVVQ
- the LOC107960020 gene encoding uncharacterized protein isoform X3; this translates as MPDDLGDFFAELKLSFFQLGISPQIIASIIMQMVDFTWLCNSRSCYSCLLFSSVFNLCSQLQVLWAKHVMVTSFFWFVVQ
- the LOC107960020 gene encoding uncharacterized protein isoform X2, with translation MICPRGIEMDSATVQEVIYSLFESTPSLKDSAKIIDKFNQFMQFDSPLGEGKGRRVEELLKRCPNLKKIIIFRVISKAKPHKECQMVDFTWLCNSRSCYSCLLFSSVFNLCSQLQVLWAKHVMVTSFFWFVVQ
- the LOC107960020 gene encoding preprotein translocase subunit SCY2, chloroplastic isoform X4 — translated: MPDDLGDFFAELKLSFFQLGISPQIIASIIMQVCNFSLAIWWISLGFAIVEAVIVACYSLQYSIYAASYKYFGPSM